GCCGGAGCGCTGCTTCATCATGATGCGGCTGACCGCTTTGGTGCAGACGAAAGTTCCTTTCAGGTTGACCGTGAGCACAGCATCCCAGTCCTCTTCGCTCATCCGCATTAACAGGCCATCACGGGTTATGCCGGCATTATTGACAAGGATGTCGATTCTTCCTGTTGCGGCAGCAATGTCATTGAAGACGTTCTGCACCGCTTCAGCGTTGGTGACATCGAGTTCGAAGCAGTAGGCTTTTCGGCCAAGTTTCTCAACACCTTCGGCTGTTTCCGTCAGCCATTCGGCTTTGATATCGCATACGACAATATCGGCGCCTCGGGCAGCCAGATCAAAAGCGATGGCCTGTCCGATTCCTCTGGCGCTACCAGTGACAACAGCGATTTTTCCTTCAAACATGGTTTTCTCTCGGTTGATGTTAATTGTATTAAACCAGAGGCAGAAGATCTGCCGCAGTGTCGATACCACGGATGGTTACGGTTTTGTCAATGCGTTTTATCAGGCCCTGAAGCACTTTTTGCGGACCCACTTCGATAAATTCCCTCATTCCGCTCTGAACCATTGCTTCGATAGATTGTGACCACAAAACCGAGCTTGTCAGTTGGAGAATCAGGTTTTTGCGGATTTCTGCGGCGCTGGTTACCGGGGTTGCAACTGCGTTCATGCAGACCGGTATTTCAGCATCTTTTATCTCAATTTCTGCAAGGGCCGCAGCAAGCTCCTCCTCAACCGGCTTCATCAGCGGGGAGTGGAACGCTCCGGAAACGACAAGCTCTTTTGCCATACGGGCTCCTTTTGAGGGGGCAAGTTCGATGGCCTTTTTGACAGCCGCAATATCACCGGAAAGGACAACCTGGCCTGGTGAGTTGAAATTGGCTGCCTGAATGACTCCCTCTTTGCCTGCTTCAGCAAGGAGCGCCTCCAGAGAGCTGTCGGGCATACCGATGATGGCCGCCATGGTTCCAGGGTTTTCTTTGCCGGCATTCTGCATCAGCTCCCCCCGTTTGGCAACAATCCGCATGGCGTCGTCAAAGCTGATGGAACCAGCAAAGCAGAGCGCACTATATTCGCCGAGGCTGTGACCGGCGGTCATTGCGATATCTTGTCTGCCGAGCAGGGTTGCCACAGCAATGCTGTGCAAAAAGATGGCTGGTTGGGTATATTTTGTCTGACGCAACTCCTCTTCGCTGCCGGAAAACATGATGTCGGTTATCCGGTAGCCGAGAATCGAGTCTGCCCTTTCCATCATGGTGCGGGCAGCGGGGAAGTTGTCGAAAATGTCGCGGCCCATGCCGCAATACTGTGAACCCTGTCCTGGAAAAACAAATGCCTTCATGAATGCGATTGTTCAAAAAAGAGGTGAATTGTTCTGGTTACTGCCATTTAATATAGGTGCCACCCCAGGTATAGCCTGCGCCGAAACTGACCAGCACCAGGTTTGAGCCGGTGTGCAATTTCTGCCCTTCATCAAGTTCAGCAAGGCAGATCGGTATGGTGCCTGCTGTTGTGTTGCCATAACGGGCAACGTTCGAGATAACTTTTTTGTCATCAATGCCCATGCGCTCTGCGGTGGCGTTGATGATCCGCTGATTTGCCTGGTGGGGTACAAGGTAGTCGATATCATCTGCAGTGAGATTGTTGCGGCTCATGATTTCACCGGCAACCTCTGCCATGGCCATGACGGCAGCCTTGAAAACCTGTTTGCCGTCCTGATAGATGTAGTGCATTTTTTTGTCTACCGTCTCATGGCTTGCCGGATACCGGCTGCCGCCGCCAGTCATGAGAAGATGATCTGTGCCGTTTGCTCCGTCAGCGTAGAGGCGCGTATCGAGAATGCCGAATCCCTCTTCTTTTGCCGGTTCAAGGATGACGCCGCCAGCGCCGTCACCAAAAAGGATGGCTGTCGAGCGATCGGTATAATCAATAACTGCCGACATTTTGTCGGCGCCGATGACCATAACTTTTTTGTGGGCTCCGCTTTCGATAAAGCGTGACCCAACGTTCAGGGCGTAGAGAAAACCGGAGCAGGCAGCATTTATGTCAAAGGCCCAGGCGTTGCTGGCTCCGATGATGCTTTGTGTAAAACATGCTGTGGAGGGGAAGAGCATGTCCGGGGTCATGGTGGCTACAATGATTAACTCAATCTCACTTGCCGCGATGCCTCGTTTTTCGAGAAGCTGTTTTCCAACCTCTCCGC
The DNA window shown above is from Pelodictyon phaeoclathratiforme BU-1 and carries:
- the fabG gene encoding 3-oxoacyl-[acyl-carrier-protein] reductase; protein product: MFEGKIAVVTGSARGIGQAIAFDLAARGADIVVCDIKAEWLTETAEGVEKLGRKAYCFELDVTNAEAVQNVFNDIAAATGRIDILVNNAGITRDGLLMRMSEEDWDAVLTVNLKGTFVCTKAVSRIMMKQRSGSIINIASVVGLMGNAGQANYAASKGGVIAFTKSVAKELASRNIRANAVAPGFISSKMTDALSDEVRQKMLDAIPLSSFGTPQDVANAVAFLAGEQSSYITGQVISVNGGMVM
- the fabD gene encoding ACP S-malonyltransferase, whose amino-acid sequence is MKAFVFPGQGSQYCGMGRDIFDNFPAARTMMERADSILGYRITDIMFSGSEEELRQTKYTQPAIFLHSIAVATLLGRQDIAMTAGHSLGEYSALCFAGSISFDDAMRIVAKRGELMQNAGKENPGTMAAIIGMPDSSLEALLAEAGKEGVIQAANFNSPGQVVLSGDIAAVKKAIELAPSKGARMAKELVVSGAFHSPLMKPVEEELAAALAEIEIKDAEIPVCMNAVATPVTSAAEIRKNLILQLTSSVLWSQSIEAMVQSGMREFIEVGPQKVLQGLIKRIDKTVTIRGIDTAADLLPLV
- a CDS encoding beta-ketoacyl-ACP synthase III; translated protein: MKAAITATAKYLPANILSNHDLELMLDTNDEWIRARTGISERRVLKDPEKATSYMCGEVGKQLLEKRGIAASEIELIIVATMTPDMLFPSTACFTQSIIGASNAWAFDINAACSGFLYALNVGSRFIESGAHKKVMVIGADKMSAVIDYTDRSTAILFGDGAGGVILEPAKEEGFGILDTRLYADGANGTDHLLMTGGGSRYPASHETVDKKMHYIYQDGKQVFKAAVMAMAEVAGEIMSRNNLTADDIDYLVPHQANQRIINATAERMGIDDKKVISNVARYGNTTAGTIPICLAELDEGQKLHTGSNLVLVSFGAGYTWGGTYIKWQ